A window of Candidatus Rokuibacteriota bacterium contains these coding sequences:
- a CDS encoding OB-fold domain-containing protein produces the protein MIGIVGVGAYIPRYRLSAKTLGQVWGGGGSSERAVANYDEDSLTMAVEAALNCLNGRNLSSVGACFFASTSAPYLEKSNATLLATVADLGSDVITADLGGSLRCGTTALRLALDLVKAGTVRQALVAASDMRPAAPGTDLEALLGDGAGAVLVGEGEVLATFEGACTVSREFSDVWRNAGDRYLQVSPDMSFVKAYGLDVHIAEAVDGVLRKTGRKREDVTKLVLYAPDARLHATLSRQLKFPETAALKEPVIGKTGNTGSASTFLGLASALEEAKPHEQILMVSYGNGAEALLFQVSDTIATATLARPVSAQLAAGAPLTHYGKLLRFRRHVETEVIKAFSSLPTMLREERQNFRLYGQKCADCGAVSYPRRHLCWKCSSKNLVEYKIARRGKVFTFTKDHLVPNPDPPTVMVAADLDGGGRFYGQLTDCDPGRVTFEMPVELTFRRIHEGDELGNYFWKFRPLLEG, from the coding sequence ATGATCGGCATCGTCGGAGTCGGAGCGTACATTCCGCGCTATCGCCTCTCGGCCAAGACCCTCGGCCAGGTCTGGGGCGGGGGAGGGTCGAGCGAGCGGGCCGTCGCCAACTATGACGAGGACAGCCTCACGATGGCTGTCGAGGCAGCGCTCAACTGTTTGAACGGCAGGAACCTCTCCAGCGTCGGCGCCTGCTTCTTCGCTTCGACGTCGGCGCCCTACCTCGAAAAGTCGAACGCCACGCTCCTGGCCACGGTGGCCGACCTCGGCAGCGACGTGATCACCGCTGACCTCGGCGGCTCGCTCCGCTGCGGGACCACAGCCCTCAGGCTGGCTCTGGACCTGGTCAAGGCGGGCACCGTTCGCCAGGCGCTGGTCGCCGCGTCGGACATGCGCCCGGCGGCCCCGGGCACCGACCTCGAGGCGCTCCTCGGGGATGGCGCCGGCGCTGTCCTGGTCGGCGAGGGCGAGGTGCTGGCCACTTTCGAGGGCGCCTGCACGGTGAGCCGCGAGTTCTCCGACGTCTGGCGAAACGCGGGCGACCGCTACCTCCAGGTCTCTCCCGACATGAGCTTCGTCAAGGCCTACGGCCTCGACGTCCATATCGCCGAGGCGGTGGACGGTGTGCTGCGCAAGACCGGAAGGAAGCGCGAGGATGTCACGAAGCTGGTCCTCTATGCCCCCGACGCGCGGCTCCACGCCACGCTGAGCCGCCAGCTCAAGTTCCCCGAGACCGCAGCGCTCAAGGAGCCCGTGATCGGGAAGACCGGGAACACCGGCTCGGCCTCGACCTTCCTGGGCCTCGCCTCAGCCCTCGAGGAGGCGAAGCCCCACGAGCAGATCCTGATGGTCTCTTACGGCAACGGTGCCGAGGCCCTCCTCTTCCAGGTCAGCGACACGATCGCGACGGCCACGCTCGCCCGGCCGGTCTCAGCCCAGCTCGCGGCCGGCGCGCCCCTCACCCACTACGGCAAGCTCCTCCGCTTCCGCCGCCACGTGGAGACCGAGGTGATCAAGGCCTTCAGCAGCCTTCCGACCATGCTACGCGAGGAACGCCAGAACTTCAGGCTCTACGGCCAGAAGTGCGCCGACTGCGGCGCGGTCTCCTATCCGCGGCGGCACCTGTGCTGGAAGTGCTCATCCAAGAACCTGGTCGAGTACAAGATCGCGCGCCGGGGCAAGGTCTTCACGTTCACGAAGGACCACCTGGTGCCGAACCCCGACCCGCCCACCGTCATGGTGGCGGCGGACCTGGACGGCGGCGGCCGCTTCTACGGCCAGCTCACCGACTGCGACCCCGGGCGGGTGACCTTTGAGATGCCCGTGGAGCTGACGTTCCGGCGGATTCACGAGGGCGACGAGCTCGGCAACTACTTTTGGAAGTTCCGGCCGCTGCTGGAAGGGTAA